In the Flavobacterium pallidum genome, one interval contains:
- a CDS encoding WapI family immunity protein: MDIEDKIVFQIFDSGNFISLEPISYNHYNSEMDWDKNWIKTKVDIKAGNFFGNYIAEFMTVDFVNFENQFTALYENLNGVANFNDLEGYVDLEIVGDGIGHFEVSISASDKPGYKSSSLEFSLDFDQTQIREMAFQLKKIINKFPKIGNLS; this comes from the coding sequence ATGGATATTGAAGATAAAATAGTTTTTCAAATTTTCGATTCTGGTAATTTTATTAGTCTAGAACCAATCAGCTATAATCACTACAATTCTGAAATGGATTGGGATAAGAACTGGATTAAAACAAAAGTAGATATTAAAGCTGGGAATTTCTTTGGCAATTACATTGCAGAATTTATGACTGTAGATTTCGTAAACTTTGAAAATCAGTTTACAGCTTTATATGAAAATCTAAATGGCGTAGCTAACTTTAATGACTTAGAAGGTTACGTAGATTTAGAAATAGTTGGAGATGGAATTGGACACTTTGAAGTTTCGATATCAGCTAGTGACAAACCTGGTTATAAAAGTTCAAGTTTAGAATTTTCTCTTGATTTTGATCAAACACAAATACGAGAAATGGCATTTCAGCTTAAAAAAATAATAAACAAATTTCCTAAAATCGGGAATCTTAGTTGA
- a CDS encoding RDD family protein → MQKTATLLDRTKASTIDILLLILAGAFATLALSYFENVPIGVRQSIFIALVLYEPVFIIFGGTVGDRLMNIRVRKSANESKNINILQSLIRFIFKLTFGWFSYISIFKNPRKRTLHDLISMTSVVTIKHSL, encoded by the coding sequence ATGCAAAAAACCGCAACTTTACTTGATCGAACTAAGGCTTCAACAATTGATATTTTGTTATTGATTTTAGCAGGCGCTTTTGCAACTCTTGCACTTAGCTATTTTGAGAATGTCCCAATTGGGGTGAGACAATCAATATTCATAGCATTGGTACTTTACGAACCAGTTTTTATAATTTTTGGAGGTACCGTTGGTGATCGATTAATGAATATTAGAGTGCGTAAAAGCGCAAACGAATCTAAAAATATAAACATTTTACAATCTTTAATTCGCTTTATTTTTAAGCTAACATTCGGTTGGTTTTCGTACATTTCAATATTCAAAAATCCTAGGAAAAGAACCCTTCATGATTTAATCTCAATGACATCAGTAGTAACAATTAAGCACAGCTTGTAA
- a CDS encoding lysozyme inhibitor LprI family protein, with protein MKYFFLIFLFSSFICKAQTFELINQLEKTNQDCLDKGIDMLACSKNHYKILDSLMNSAYENLKRQVKDINRKDLDYTQKSWLKKRTKLFANAYLETKKEGFEEGRKDFEMAYIDKKSQIIITYLRLMVKSTK; from the coding sequence ATGAAATACTTTTTTCTCATATTTCTTTTTTCGAGCTTTATATGTAAAGCACAAACTTTTGAATTGATAAATCAACTGGAAAAGACAAATCAAGATTGCTTGGATAAAGGAATTGATATGTTGGCTTGTTCAAAAAACCATTACAAAATTCTAGACAGTTTAATGAATTCTGCCTACGAAAACTTAAAGCGGCAAGTCAAAGACATTAACCGTAAAGACTTAGATTACACGCAAAAAAGTTGGTTAAAAAAGCGCACTAAGCTTTTTGCTAATGCATATCTTGAAACGAAAAAAGAAGGGTTTGAAGAAGGAAGAAAAGATTTTGAAATGGCTTATATTGACAAAAAGAGTCAAATTATCATCACATATCTAAGACTAATGGTAAAATCAACTAAGTAA
- a CDS encoding DUF4365 domain-containing protein, with the protein MTRRTKRKALAHIIEKKSLAIIEAILPVFWTIREYKPDYGIDIILELFEEKPGKTKPVYDTLGEHIYIQVKGAENLKPSKIKVHLRNNVENGPLQESEKFKEIEVFKFSIDTVELNTVQRMGSAFPVLLFLVETNTGRVFFVCLNDYIDKILLPEATEYSGKKTKTIFIPAVNEITNDKDSLLPLYLYAKRPKYHAFFSKVAYQYRELYYCDGYELTERAKHFAKLLLYNDVWDQRYNWATLSEYYKELQNVAEFGCTIDFSKTGDSLDNIEKAWDRNGDENYVYTEFEMRRSMAISSLWHQLSTINNVFESMSREWFLPTFMFS; encoded by the coding sequence ATGACGAGAAGAACTAAAAGAAAAGCGTTAGCTCATATAATTGAGAAGAAATCATTAGCGATTATTGAAGCCATTTTACCTGTTTTTTGGACTATCCGAGAATATAAGCCAGATTACGGTATAGATATCATCCTCGAGTTATTTGAAGAAAAACCAGGTAAAACGAAGCCGGTATACGATACGCTCGGTGAACATATATATATTCAAGTCAAGGGAGCAGAAAACCTCAAACCATCAAAGATAAAAGTTCATTTAAGAAATAATGTTGAGAACGGGCCTTTACAAGAATCTGAAAAATTTAAAGAAATAGAAGTTTTTAAATTTTCAATTGATACAGTTGAATTAAATACTGTCCAACGAATGGGTTCTGCTTTTCCCGTTTTGTTATTTTTGGTCGAGACAAATACCGGCAGAGTTTTTTTTGTTTGTTTAAACGACTATATAGACAAAATTTTACTTCCTGAAGCAACAGAATATTCTGGCAAAAAAACTAAAACCATTTTTATCCCAGCGGTAAATGAAATCACTAACGACAAAGACTCTCTTTTACCTTTGTATCTATATGCGAAACGCCCGAAGTATCATGCTTTCTTTTCTAAAGTAGCTTATCAATATCGGGAACTATATTATTGTGACGGCTACGAGCTAACAGAACGCGCAAAACACTTTGCAAAACTACTTTTATATAATGATGTGTGGGATCAAAGATATAATTGGGCAACCCTTAGTGAGTATTATAAAGAACTGCAGAATGTTGCGGAATTTGGATGTACTATCGACTTTAGTAAAACTGGTGACTCACTCGATAATATTGAAAAGGCTTGGGATAGAAATGGTGATGAAAACTATGTTTACACCGAGTTTGAGATGCGCAGATCAATGGCGATTTCTTCGCTTTGGCATCAACTATCAACTATTAACAACGTTTTTGAATCTATGAGTAGAGAATGGTTTTTACCGACATTTATGTTCAGTTAG
- a CDS encoding DUF6602 domain-containing protein, translating into MGNVIFNKILEEKIEFFKFAFQQTSKDIFFDEDSKKLIHPGEFGTYREAICKDFLRFFIPMRLDISTGFLIVDSGNVSKQCDLIVYDRNNTPLIENAERQRFFPVETVCAIGEIKSDLSKNNFKEALNKLARNKRIKEGMSHPTVLKRDHPGKFTPNVYPYDNIFSFLICNKLDFKLDNICDEIDSLYEDDILQNQKHNLILSINDGVLLYRDDNDKSMMYSHMGLKPLKNSFITPDKNVNCHFFYACSYIFMGTTSASIYYPEISDYIGDSFSGGLQFNQTK; encoded by the coding sequence ATGGGGAATGTAATCTTTAATAAAATTCTTGAAGAAAAGATTGAATTCTTCAAATTCGCTTTTCAACAAACTTCTAAAGATATTTTTTTTGATGAAGATTCAAAGAAATTAATTCATCCTGGAGAATTTGGTACTTACCGAGAAGCAATCTGTAAAGATTTTCTAAGATTTTTTATTCCAATGCGACTTGATATTAGCACTGGTTTTTTAATAGTCGACTCTGGAAATGTTAGTAAACAGTGTGATTTAATAGTTTATGATCGCAATAACACACCATTAATAGAGAACGCTGAAAGGCAACGTTTCTTTCCGGTTGAAACGGTTTGCGCGATTGGAGAAATAAAATCAGATTTAAGTAAAAATAACTTTAAAGAGGCATTAAATAAGTTAGCTCGAAATAAACGTATCAAAGAAGGTATGTCACACCCCACGGTTTTAAAAAGAGACCATCCTGGAAAATTTACTCCAAATGTATATCCTTATGATAATATTTTCTCTTTTCTGATTTGTAATAAATTAGATTTTAAATTGGATAACATCTGTGACGAAATTGACTCATTATATGAAGATGATATATTGCAAAACCAAAAGCATAACTTAATCCTAAGCATTAACGACGGAGTTCTGCTTTACAGAGATGATAATGATAAAAGTATGATGTATTCGCACATGGGTCTGAAACCATTAAAAAATTCATTTATAACGCCCGATAAAAACGTCAATTGTCATTTTTTCTATGCCTGTTCTTATATATTCATGGGAACAACATCCGCTAGTATTTATTATCCAGAAATAAGTGATTATATAGGAGATAGTTTTAGTGGCGGTTTACAATTTAACCAAACAAAATAA
- a CDS encoding SIR2 family protein, with protein MTTQEEIEKVHGQGTHVVILGAGASYASTLFTPEKNGKRLPLMKNIIDVVGLNYVINTLPKEYISLKEDFESLYSKLSNSAEFAHEKYLIEEGIYNYFKELELPDEPTIYDYLVLALRRNKDVIATFNWDPFLYKAYLRNGEFVKSPGILFLHGCVSIGYDKIDGSSGPAGWTSKKTLRDFEPTELLYPVEKKDYNSDPYIKGQWDALSEELKIAERVTVFGYSAPVSDVEAIELLQKAWGNVKQRAM; from the coding sequence ATGACCACACAAGAAGAAATTGAAAAAGTACATGGGCAAGGAACTCATGTTGTTATTTTAGGAGCTGGAGCATCTTATGCTTCAACACTATTTACCCCCGAAAAAAATGGTAAACGGCTTCCTTTAATGAAAAATATAATCGATGTAGTTGGTCTAAATTATGTCATAAACACACTTCCTAAAGAATATATTTCATTAAAAGAAGATTTTGAGTCTTTATATAGTAAGTTGTCAAATTCGGCAGAATTCGCACACGAAAAATACTTGATTGAAGAAGGAATATATAATTATTTTAAAGAGCTTGAATTACCCGATGAACCAACAATTTACGATTATTTGGTTTTAGCTTTGAGACGTAATAAAGATGTTATTGCAACTTTCAACTGGGATCCATTTCTATATAAAGCATATTTGAGAAACGGCGAATTTGTGAAAAGTCCTGGAATTCTTTTCCTCCATGGATGTGTTTCAATCGGCTATGATAAAATAGATGGATCATCTGGTCCGGCTGGTTGGACATCAAAAAAAACTCTACGAGATTTCGAACCAACCGAATTACTTTACCCCGTTGAAAAAAAAGATTATAATAGTGATCCTTACATCAAAGGTCAATGGGATGCACTTTCTGAAGAATTAAAAATTGCAGAGAGAGTAACAGTATTCGGATATTCGGCACCAGTAAGTGATGTTGAAGCAATTGAACTATTACAAAAAGCTTGGGGAAATGTTAAACAAAGAGCAATGTAA
- a CDS encoding DUF2806 domain-containing protein has product MAIIKIDGKPLEKLIEVISIGIGKLYRPKEIRKIADAEAYKIEVIEKAIAKSKVNSLEIDFEYKQKIDSRIYHIEAKRQLNIENITYKVAEQLQNETHVSEENLDDDWISRFFDTVQDISNDDMQILWSRILYGEIKRPKSFSLRTLEFLKNLSQDDAKLLKKISKFCLSASNDNNFILYNPCHQLYTDKWDFTYREFLYLTELGILSPHEASYIIADKVMGSEIGFGHGNKAIIFKSEIDGLYFGINATPFTKLGNELLRLIEKEVTEDYLHEFIRIALKNKQNVTVTLGIEVGEDNGEKLYDNFQPFKL; this is encoded by the coding sequence ATGGCTATTATTAAAATTGACGGGAAACCGTTGGAAAAGCTTATTGAAGTAATTAGTATTGGTATAGGAAAATTATATCGACCCAAAGAGATTAGAAAAATTGCAGATGCAGAAGCTTACAAAATCGAAGTGATAGAAAAAGCTATAGCAAAATCAAAGGTCAATTCGCTTGAAATTGATTTTGAATATAAACAAAAAATTGACAGCAGAATTTACCATATTGAAGCTAAACGACAATTAAATATTGAAAACATTACATACAAAGTTGCAGAACAACTTCAAAATGAAACACACGTATCTGAGGAAAATTTAGATGATGATTGGATAAGTAGATTTTTTGATACAGTACAAGATATTTCGAACGACGATATGCAAATTCTATGGAGCAGAATTCTTTATGGAGAGATTAAGCGACCAAAATCATTTTCACTACGAACTTTGGAGTTTTTAAAAAACCTATCTCAAGACGACGCCAAATTATTAAAAAAAATTTCAAAATTTTGTTTATCAGCTTCTAATGATAATAATTTTATCCTTTATAATCCATGTCATCAATTATACACGGACAAATGGGATTTTACATACCGGGAATTCTTATATTTGACCGAGTTAGGAATTCTTAGCCCACACGAGGCTTCTTATATTATTGCAGATAAAGTCATGGGTAGTGAAATTGGATTCGGACATGGAAATAAGGCTATAATTTTTAAGTCAGAAATTGATGGTCTCTATTTTGGAATTAATGCAACTCCGTTTACAAAATTAGGAAACGAACTTTTGAGACTTATTGAAAAAGAGGTAACAGAGGATTATTTACATGAATTTATAAGGATTGCTTTAAAAAATAAACAAAATGTGACTGTTACCCTTGGAATTGAAGTTGGAGAAGATAATGGTGAGAAATTATATGACAATTTTCAACCCTTCAAATTATAA
- a CDS encoding type II toxin-antitoxin system ParD family antitoxin: MGKNTSISLGNHFEHFVENTIAHGRFKNASEVVRAGLRLLEDEENRVVMLRNSIEEGIKSGRAENFDSQKFLAQLKASKKANG; this comes from the coding sequence ATGGGAAAGAATACTTCAATATCACTCGGAAATCACTTCGAACATTTCGTTGAAAACACAATTGCGCATGGCAGATTCAAAAATGCAAGCGAAGTTGTTCGCGCCGGACTGCGCCTTTTGGAAGATGAAGAAAATCGAGTTGTAATGCTTCGAAATTCAATTGAGGAAGGAATTAAAAGTGGAAGAGCAGAAAACTTTGATTCTCAAAAATTTCTTGCTCAATTGAAAGCCAGCAAAAAAGCGAATGGCTAA
- a CDS encoding lysozyme inhibitor LprI family protein gives MKYFFLIFLFSSFICKAQTFELINQLEKTNQDCLDKGIDMLACSKNHYKILDSLMNSAYKNLKRQVKDINRKDLDYTQKSWLKKHTKLFANAYIETKKEGFEEGTKDFEMAYTDKKSQIIITYLRLMVKSTK, from the coding sequence ATGAAATACTTTTTTCTCATATTTCTTTTTTCGAGCTTTATATGTAAAGCACAAACTTTTGAATTGATAAATCAACTGGAAAAGACAAATCAAGATTGCTTGGATAAAGGAATTGATATGTTGGCTTGTTCAAAAAACCATTACAAAATTCTAGACAGTTTAATGAATTCTGCTTATAAAAACTTAAAGCGGCAAGTCAAAGACATTAACCGTAAAGACTTAGATTATACACAAAAAAGTTGGTTAAAAAAGCACACTAAGCTTTTTGCTAATGCATATATTGAAACGAAAAAAGAAGGGTTTGAAGAAGGAACAAAAGATTTTGAAATGGCTTATACTGACAAAAAGAGTCAAATTATCATCACATATCTAAGACTAATGGTAAAATCAACTAAGTAA
- a CDS encoding KilA-N domain-containing protein: MTYSFKETEINFFISHEKDVIANASEMAISFNKKPNDFLKLKETENFIQLLLDKLNSENEIVSYKHSDIVYSKDGSTYMHRKLAIKFAFWLDDEFEIWFFEIVDDILFGNYKKHWDAHVIQKSSQFKMQELKKKLLLKSPTKEDVHAYFKAEKEFVNARMAKLRAIKDQYSFDLDFGE, from the coding sequence ATGACATATTCTTTCAAAGAAACAGAAATCAACTTTTTTATAAGCCATGAAAAAGATGTAATAGCAAATGCATCTGAAATGGCAATTTCGTTTAATAAAAAACCTAATGACTTTTTAAAACTAAAAGAAACGGAAAACTTTATTCAATTGCTTTTAGATAAATTGAATTCAGAAAATGAAATTGTCAGTTATAAACATTCTGACATAGTTTATTCCAAAGATGGCTCTACATACATGCATCGCAAACTTGCAATTAAATTTGCTTTTTGGCTTGATGACGAATTTGAAATTTGGTTCTTTGAAATCGTTGATGATATTCTCTTTGGAAATTATAAAAAGCATTGGGATGCACACGTTATTCAAAAATCTTCGCAATTCAAAATGCAAGAATTAAAAAAGAAATTACTACTTAAATCACCTACGAAAGAAGATGTTCATGCATATTTTAAAGCTGAAAAAGAATTTGTTAATGCTAGGATGGCAAAATTACGAGCAATAAAAGATCAATATAGCTTTGACCTTGATTTCGGTGAATAG
- a CDS encoding type II toxin-antitoxin system RelE/ParE family toxin, which translates to MAKFHLLYRAVDDLADIWDYTYDEWSERQADKYYQLLLDSCQEIAENPNIGKSYNQIVNNLFGYKSGEHLIFYLVVDAQEIEVVRILHGSMDLKKKFQ; encoded by the coding sequence ATGGCTAAATTTCATCTTTTATATAGAGCTGTTGATGATCTTGCGGATATTTGGGATTATACTTATGATGAATGGTCAGAAAGACAAGCTGACAAATATTATCAATTGCTTCTCGATAGTTGCCAAGAAATAGCTGAGAATCCAAATATCGGAAAATCGTACAATCAAATTGTGAATAATCTGTTTGGCTATAAATCTGGCGAACATTTAATTTTCTATCTTGTAGTTGACGCACAGGAAATTGAAGTGGTTAGAATATTACACGGTAGTATGGATTTAAAGAAAAAGTTTCAATAA
- a CDS encoding FRG domain-containing protein, which produces MSKLENFKIEKFEDLEKLHNELINIRTDLHFQYGFDVQPHYRGEQLYGRDILPGIFRPPFSNDVILENARAIETNGVNIFKERVIKKYGEKMLFNLTADTEHSENWNLLFQAQHAGVKTNLIDLSTSVHHSAFFACEPSDKHDEKDAQLWCLLVPSEFIYGYSTKYDKPCYTILNPFDLQESFICNVPTFMDNIDERTYQFRLFRQHGRLFTSSNKDLNIPLNKKEFWENMIIRVKISPEIKKVIFKQLTDSGISHNKLILEDDEEAENFIQLINEDMRKL; this is translated from the coding sequence TTGTCTAAACTTGAAAATTTTAAAATTGAAAAATTTGAAGATTTAGAAAAATTGCATAATGAGTTAATAAACATAAGAACTGATTTGCATTTTCAATATGGGTTTGACGTTCAGCCGCATTACCGTGGAGAACAATTATATGGACGCGATATTTTGCCTGGAATCTTTCGTCCTCCATTTTCTAATGATGTTATTTTAGAAAATGCGAGAGCTATTGAAACAAATGGCGTGAATATATTCAAAGAAAGAGTTATCAAAAAATACGGCGAAAAGATGCTTTTTAACCTTACTGCCGATACAGAACATTCTGAAAATTGGAATCTGTTATTTCAAGCCCAACATGCTGGAGTAAAAACTAATCTAATCGATTTATCAACATCGGTACATCATTCTGCATTTTTTGCTTGTGAACCTTCTGACAAACACGATGAAAAAGATGCTCAGCTATGGTGCTTACTCGTTCCATCGGAATTCATTTATGGGTATAGTACAAAGTATGACAAACCATGTTATACAATTCTAAACCCATTTGATTTGCAGGAATCATTTATATGTAATGTCCCTACTTTTATGGATAACATTGATGAGAGAACTTATCAATTTAGATTATTTAGGCAGCATGGAAGACTTTTCACTTCTTCTAATAAAGATTTAAATATTCCTTTAAATAAAAAAGAGTTCTGGGAAAACATGATAATTCGAGTAAAAATTTCTCCTGAGATTAAAAAAGTCATTTTTAAACAACTCACAGATTCCGGAATAAGTCATAATAAACTAATACTAGAAGATGATGAAGAAGCTGAAAATTTTATCCAATTGATTAATGAAGACATGAGAAAACTGTAG
- a CDS encoding toxin-antitoxin system YwqK family antitoxin: MTKFLIIPFFLTCISYSQRISYTLYLNDQCENEIKLAEIYWLEKDSVTYHSFSGEPITVPQFGIYKLIAPELDEEFEINVKENTNSDTLNLPSIKSFVHQLNGSFKKGISESAMRELRLKMSAQYFECGITCNGNKVSKYSNGKIRFIGTFENGFPIGEFKTYYQNGNIKEVSFYEADALIKSLKLYDLNGNLIQQ, encoded by the coding sequence ATGACGAAATTCCTAATCATCCCGTTTTTTTTAACTTGCATAAGCTATTCTCAACGAATAAGTTACACGCTGTATTTAAATGACCAGTGTGAAAATGAGATAAAACTTGCTGAAATTTATTGGCTTGAAAAAGATTCAGTTACATACCATTCTTTTTCAGGGGAACCTATTACAGTGCCTCAATTTGGCATTTACAAACTAATTGCTCCAGAATTAGATGAAGAATTCGAAATAAATGTTAAAGAAAACACAAACTCTGATACTTTAAATTTACCTTCAATTAAATCATTTGTTCATCAATTAAATGGCTCTTTCAAAAAAGGAATAAGTGAGTCGGCGATGCGTGAATTAAGATTAAAAATGTCAGCGCAATATTTTGAGTGCGGTATTACTTGTAACGGAAATAAAGTCAGCAAATATTCAAACGGGAAAATTCGCTTTATTGGAACATTTGAAAACGGTTTCCCTATTGGAGAATTTAAAACGTATTATCAAAATGGAAATATTAAAGAAGTTAGTTTTTACGAAGCAGATGCTTTAATAAAATCTCTAAAACTATACGACCTCAATGGAAATTTAATCCAGCAATAA